The proteins below come from a single Perca flavescens isolate YP-PL-M2 chromosome 8, PFLA_1.0, whole genome shotgun sequence genomic window:
- the LOC114560717 gene encoding diacylglycerol O-acyltransferase 1 isoform X5: MTSEFNHSNLQTPAVEEPSDSEMAAMRKRFSSFCSSSSAEENSAGLYDSVPIWATDPPSEQEHACAALLCCHRSQDSLLSSNSSFTGYRGILNWIIILLVLTHAHLFLENFIQHGFLIDVKKVLEHLIEDNCNWPSVNLILAANMFAITALLLERSQEKGMLSPTNGHRLHLTNLGLLLLFPAAVIVHEHTISTGGAFFSLWFYTALGMKLYSYQETNRWYRQAHLTDAERDKNVSVAQKAHKEELTFQDLYYFLFAPTLCYQRDFPCTPKVHINKLLHRLLEMVTVIQIMVGIVQQWIEPIFQRSENSFSSMDITMRVEHLVGLVAPTHFLWLLFFFLSHSYLNFCAELLRFGDRHFYGTLQL, encoded by the exons TGAATTCAACCATTCAAATCTCCAAACCCCTGCTGTGGAGGAGCCCTCTGACTCAGAGATGGCTGCGATGAGGAAGAGGTTTTCctccttctgctcctcttcctcggcTGAAGAAAACAGTGCAGGCCTCTATGACAGCGTTCCCATTTGGGCCACTGATCCACCCAGTGAACAAGAACATGCCTGTGCAGCTCTGCTCTG TTGTCATCGTTCCCAAGACTCTTTGCTGAGCTCCAACAGCAGCTTCACCGGCTACAGAGGCATCCTCAACTGGATCATCATTCTCCTG GTCCTGACTCATGCTCACTTGTTCTTGGAGAATTTCATACA ACATGGCTTTTTGATAGATGTCAAAAAGGTCTTGGAGCATCTGATTGAGGACAACTGCAACTGGCCATCTGTAAATCTCATATTAG CTGCCAATATGTTTGCCATTACAGCTTTGCTCCTCGAGAGGTCTCAGGAAAAG GGTATGCTGTCCCCCACCAACGGTCATCGTTTGCATCTCACAAATCTGGGCTTGCTGCTGCTATTCCCTGCGGCAGTCATTGTACATGAGCATACAATATCGACAG gTGGAGCGTTCTTCTCTCTCTGGTTCTACACGGCTCTGGGGATGAAGCTGTATTCATACCAGGAAACTAATCGCTGGTACCGACAGGCTCATTTAACTGATGCAG AGAGGGATAAGAATGTTTCTGTTGCACAAAAAGCCCACAAGGAGGAGCTTACTTTCCAAG atctTTATTATTTCCTATTTGCCCCTACCCTGTGCTACCAGAGAGACTTCCCATGTACCCCTAAGGTCCACATCAATAAGCTACTGCACAGGTTGCTGGAAATG GTGACCGTTATCCAGATCATGGTTGGAATTGTGCAGCAG tGGATTGAACCCATCTTCCAGAGATCAGAAAACTCCTTCTCT AGTATGGACATCACTATGAGAGTGGAGCACCTGGTGGGACTGGTG GCACCAACCCATTTCCTCTggctcctcttcttcttcttgagtCACTCCTACCTGAATTTCTGTGCAGAACTGCTACGCTTCGGTGATCGTCATTTTTATG GAACGCTACAACTCTGA
- the LOC114560717 gene encoding diacylglycerol O-acyltransferase 1 isoform X3: MTSEFNHSNLQTPAVEEPSDSEMAAMRKRFSSFCSSSSAEENSAGLYDSVPIWATDPPSEQEHACAALLCCHRSQDSLLSSNSSFTGYRGILNWIIILLVLTHAHLFLENFIQHGFLIDVKKVLEHLIEDNCNWPSVNLILAANMFAITALLLERSQEKGMLSPTNGHRLHLTNLGLLLLFPAAVIVHEHTISTGGAFFSLWFYTALGMKLYSYQETNRWYRQAHLTDAERDKNVSVAQKAHKEELTFQDLYYFLFAPTLCYQRDFPCTPKVHINKLLHRLLEMVTVIQIMVGIVQQWIEPIFQRSENSFSSMDITMRVEHLVGLVAPTHFLWLLFFFLSHSYLNFCAELLRFGDRHFYGDWWNATTLITFWQNWNIPFQKWCHRTCPHYRQSYWSS, from the exons TGAATTCAACCATTCAAATCTCCAAACCCCTGCTGTGGAGGAGCCCTCTGACTCAGAGATGGCTGCGATGAGGAAGAGGTTTTCctccttctgctcctcttcctcggcTGAAGAAAACAGTGCAGGCCTCTATGACAGCGTTCCCATTTGGGCCACTGATCCACCCAGTGAACAAGAACATGCCTGTGCAGCTCTGCTCTG TTGTCATCGTTCCCAAGACTCTTTGCTGAGCTCCAACAGCAGCTTCACCGGCTACAGAGGCATCCTCAACTGGATCATCATTCTCCTG GTCCTGACTCATGCTCACTTGTTCTTGGAGAATTTCATACA ACATGGCTTTTTGATAGATGTCAAAAAGGTCTTGGAGCATCTGATTGAGGACAACTGCAACTGGCCATCTGTAAATCTCATATTAG CTGCCAATATGTTTGCCATTACAGCTTTGCTCCTCGAGAGGTCTCAGGAAAAG GGTATGCTGTCCCCCACCAACGGTCATCGTTTGCATCTCACAAATCTGGGCTTGCTGCTGCTATTCCCTGCGGCAGTCATTGTACATGAGCATACAATATCGACAG gTGGAGCGTTCTTCTCTCTCTGGTTCTACACGGCTCTGGGGATGAAGCTGTATTCATACCAGGAAACTAATCGCTGGTACCGACAGGCTCATTTAACTGATGCAG AGAGGGATAAGAATGTTTCTGTTGCACAAAAAGCCCACAAGGAGGAGCTTACTTTCCAAG atctTTATTATTTCCTATTTGCCCCTACCCTGTGCTACCAGAGAGACTTCCCATGTACCCCTAAGGTCCACATCAATAAGCTACTGCACAGGTTGCTGGAAATG GTGACCGTTATCCAGATCATGGTTGGAATTGTGCAGCAG tGGATTGAACCCATCTTCCAGAGATCAGAAAACTCCTTCTCT AGTATGGACATCACTATGAGAGTGGAGCACCTGGTGGGACTGGTG GCACCAACCCATTTCCTCTggctcctcttcttcttcttgagtCACTCCTACCTGAATTTCTGTGCAGAACTGCTACGCTTCGGTGATCGTCATTTTTATGGTGATTGGTG GAACGCTACAACTCTGATCACTTTTTGGCAGAATTGGAATATTCCCTTTCAGAAATGGTGTCACAG AACGTGCCCCCATTACAGGCAGAGTTACTGGTCTTCCTGA
- the LOC114560717 gene encoding diacylglycerol O-acyltransferase 1 isoform X6, with translation MTSEFNHSNLQTPAVEEPSDSEMAAMRKRFSSFCSSSSAEENSAGLYDSVPIWATDPPSEQEHACAALLCCHRSQDSLLSSNSSFTGYRGILNWIIILLVLTHAHLFLENFIQHGFLIDVKKVLEHLIEDNCNWPSVNLILAANMFAITALLLERSQEKGMLSPTNGHRLHLTNLGLLLLFPAAVIVHEHTISTGGAFFSLWFYTALGMKLYSYQETNRWYRQAHLTDAERDKNVSVAQKAHKEELTFQDLYYFLFAPTLCYQRDFPCTPKVHINKLLHRLLEMVTVIQIMVGIVQQWIEPIFQRSENSFSSMDITMRVEHLVGLVNCYASVIVIFMVIGGTLQL, from the exons TGAATTCAACCATTCAAATCTCCAAACCCCTGCTGTGGAGGAGCCCTCTGACTCAGAGATGGCTGCGATGAGGAAGAGGTTTTCctccttctgctcctcttcctcggcTGAAGAAAACAGTGCAGGCCTCTATGACAGCGTTCCCATTTGGGCCACTGATCCACCCAGTGAACAAGAACATGCCTGTGCAGCTCTGCTCTG TTGTCATCGTTCCCAAGACTCTTTGCTGAGCTCCAACAGCAGCTTCACCGGCTACAGAGGCATCCTCAACTGGATCATCATTCTCCTG GTCCTGACTCATGCTCACTTGTTCTTGGAGAATTTCATACA ACATGGCTTTTTGATAGATGTCAAAAAGGTCTTGGAGCATCTGATTGAGGACAACTGCAACTGGCCATCTGTAAATCTCATATTAG CTGCCAATATGTTTGCCATTACAGCTTTGCTCCTCGAGAGGTCTCAGGAAAAG GGTATGCTGTCCCCCACCAACGGTCATCGTTTGCATCTCACAAATCTGGGCTTGCTGCTGCTATTCCCTGCGGCAGTCATTGTACATGAGCATACAATATCGACAG gTGGAGCGTTCTTCTCTCTCTGGTTCTACACGGCTCTGGGGATGAAGCTGTATTCATACCAGGAAACTAATCGCTGGTACCGACAGGCTCATTTAACTGATGCAG AGAGGGATAAGAATGTTTCTGTTGCACAAAAAGCCCACAAGGAGGAGCTTACTTTCCAAG atctTTATTATTTCCTATTTGCCCCTACCCTGTGCTACCAGAGAGACTTCCCATGTACCCCTAAGGTCCACATCAATAAGCTACTGCACAGGTTGCTGGAAATG GTGACCGTTATCCAGATCATGGTTGGAATTGTGCAGCAG tGGATTGAACCCATCTTCCAGAGATCAGAAAACTCCTTCTCT AGTATGGACATCACTATGAGAGTGGAGCACCTGGTGGGACTGGTG AACTGCTACGCTTCGGTGATCGTCATTTTTATGGTGATTGGTG GAACGCTACAACTCTGA
- the LOC114560717 gene encoding diacylglycerol O-acyltransferase 1 isoform X4 — translation MTSEFNHSNLQTPAVEEPSDSEMAAMRKRFSSFCSSSSAEENSAGLYDSVPIWATDPPSEQEHACAALLCCHRSQDSLLSSNSSFTGYRGILNWIIILLVLTHAHLFLENFIQHGFLIDVKKVLEHLIEDNCNWPSVNLILAANMFAITALLLERSQEKGMLSPTNGHRLHLTNLGLLLLFPAAVIVHEHTISTGGAFFSLWFYTALGMKLYSYQETNRWYRQAHLTDAERDKNVSVAQKAHKEELTFQDLYYFLFAPTLCYQRDFPCTPKVHINKLLHRLLEMVTVIQIMVGIVQQWIEPIFQRSENSFSSMDITMRVEHLVGLVNCYASVIVIFMERYNSDHFLAELEYSLSEMVSQTCIHSAGGKERAPITGRVTGLPDVSCSFRVFGCSASA, via the exons TGAATTCAACCATTCAAATCTCCAAACCCCTGCTGTGGAGGAGCCCTCTGACTCAGAGATGGCTGCGATGAGGAAGAGGTTTTCctccttctgctcctcttcctcggcTGAAGAAAACAGTGCAGGCCTCTATGACAGCGTTCCCATTTGGGCCACTGATCCACCCAGTGAACAAGAACATGCCTGTGCAGCTCTGCTCTG TTGTCATCGTTCCCAAGACTCTTTGCTGAGCTCCAACAGCAGCTTCACCGGCTACAGAGGCATCCTCAACTGGATCATCATTCTCCTG GTCCTGACTCATGCTCACTTGTTCTTGGAGAATTTCATACA ACATGGCTTTTTGATAGATGTCAAAAAGGTCTTGGAGCATCTGATTGAGGACAACTGCAACTGGCCATCTGTAAATCTCATATTAG CTGCCAATATGTTTGCCATTACAGCTTTGCTCCTCGAGAGGTCTCAGGAAAAG GGTATGCTGTCCCCCACCAACGGTCATCGTTTGCATCTCACAAATCTGGGCTTGCTGCTGCTATTCCCTGCGGCAGTCATTGTACATGAGCATACAATATCGACAG gTGGAGCGTTCTTCTCTCTCTGGTTCTACACGGCTCTGGGGATGAAGCTGTATTCATACCAGGAAACTAATCGCTGGTACCGACAGGCTCATTTAACTGATGCAG AGAGGGATAAGAATGTTTCTGTTGCACAAAAAGCCCACAAGGAGGAGCTTACTTTCCAAG atctTTATTATTTCCTATTTGCCCCTACCCTGTGCTACCAGAGAGACTTCCCATGTACCCCTAAGGTCCACATCAATAAGCTACTGCACAGGTTGCTGGAAATG GTGACCGTTATCCAGATCATGGTTGGAATTGTGCAGCAG tGGATTGAACCCATCTTCCAGAGATCAGAAAACTCCTTCTCT AGTATGGACATCACTATGAGAGTGGAGCACCTGGTGGGACTGGTG AACTGCTACGCTTCGGTGATCGTCATTTTTATG GAACGCTACAACTCTGATCACTTTTTGGCAGAATTGGAATATTCCCTTTCAGAAATGGTGTCACAG ACATGTATACACTCGGCTGGTGGAAAAGAACGTGCCCCCATTACAGGCAGAGTTACTGGTCTTCCTGATGTCAGCTGCTCTTTTAGAG TATTTGGTTGCTCTGCCTCTGCATAG